The Primulina eburnea isolate SZY01 chromosome 8, ASM2296580v1, whole genome shotgun sequence genome contains a region encoding:
- the LOC140839103 gene encoding uncharacterized protein has translation MKLITQQIKGIYETKDDRMLKYLQLIRAQAESFMDWSIEQIPREENSEADALAKMAASLSEVNTREVLHITRLVLSTEEEASPMPEDSWMIPLIAYITNHELPEDKARAQKIKRQAPRFVLLNKILYRRSFQGPLLKCLTEKEVDYVLREIHEGCCAEHLGGMSLARKKCLLDFGGKP, from the exons ATGAAG CTCATCACTCAACAAATAAAGGGCATTTATGAGACTAAGGATGACAGAATGCTTAAATATTTACAGCTCATTCGAGCCCAAGCAGAAAGCTTCATGGATTGGAGTATTGAACAAATACCCCGGGAGGAAAACAGTGAGGCAGACGCTTTGGCTAAAATGGCTGCTTCTTTATCAGAAGTTAATACCCGGGAAGTGCTGCATATTACTAGGTTGGTCCTCTCTACGGAGGAAGAAGCATCACCCATGCCTGAAGACTCATGGATGATACCACTGATCGCGTACATTACAAACCATGAGCTCCCCGAGGATAAAGCCCGAGCTCAGAAGATCAAGAGACAAGCTCCCAGGTTTGTtctcttaaataaaattttgtataGGAGATCATTCCAAGGACCGCTTCTGAAATGTTTAACTGAGAAAGAGGTGGATTATGTTCTCCGAGAGATTCATGAGGGGTGTTGTGCCGAGCACCTCGGAGGAATGTCTTTAGCTCGAAAAAAATGCTTGCTGGATTTTGGTGGCAAACCTTAA
- the LOC140839105 gene encoding uncharacterized protein yields MSPTLRTRGVTTAFTQGLREGEFFKSLIKKVPGDFEDLLSRAEKYINKEEAQKQKREAVRKEKGDRVSKPEERGQKRGNTWHFSHHVPLKVAREREVQECSRDLAPDHQLSWPEKSGFCFFHKVFHHNTENYKALKGNYVSPSIPGPSNNSRRLRIPPWTSRPPGSDARGGSVRNIPRIEPNRRRKPEPERKKNSPPATGLIKMISGGSTDGDSNRARKSRSRRECLEVEGARRNEAVICFGPKYLKGVNLPHNDALVIQARVANYDILRVFVDSVSSVNVIFKDAFMQMDLQGYHLEAMETALIGFAGHVVYPEGEIVFPLTLGS; encoded by the coding sequence atgtcaccgacgcttcGGACTCGAGGCGTGACAACTGCATTCACCCAGGGTTTGAGAGAGGGTGAATTCTTCAAGTCACTGATTAAGAAGGTGCCAGGGGATTTCGAGGATCTATTGTCGCGAGCAGAAAAATATATCAATAAGGAGGAGGCCCAGAAACAGAAGAGGGAAGCTGTGAGAAAGGAAAAAGGAGACCGGGTGTCTAAACCCGAGGAGAGGGGACAGAAGAGAGGCAATACATGGCACTTTTCTCACCACGTGCCTCTGAAAGTTGCTCGGGAGAGGGAAGTGCAGGAGTGCAGCAGAGATTTGGCCCCGGATCATCAGTTATCCTGGCCAGAAAAGAGTGGATTTTGCTTTTTTCACAAAGTGTTCCACCATAACACTGAAAACTACAAGGCACTGAAGGGGAATTATGTCTCACCTTCCATCCCGGGACCCAGCAACAATAGCCGGAGGCTGAGAATACCACCTTGGACGTCTCGGCCACCAGGATCCGACGCCCGAGGAGGAAGTGTGAGGAATATCCCGAGGATTGAACCCAATAGAAGAAGGAAGCCTGAGCccgaaagaaagaagaactcgCCCCCTGCTACGGGGTTGATCAAAATGATATCCGGAGGCTCCACTGATGGAGACTCCAACCGGGCAAGGAAGTCGAGAAGTAGGAGGGAGTGTTTGGAGGTGGAGGGAGCAAGAAGGAATGAGGCGGTCATCTGTTTTGGACCAAAATATTTGAAGGGAGTAAATTTGCCCCACAACGATGCCTTGGTGATTCAAGCCCGAGTGGCTAATTATGATATTCTACGAGTTTTCGTGGACTCGGTCAGCTCTGTGAATGTAATTTTTAAAGATGCCTTTATGCAGATGGATTTGCAGGGCTATCATTTGGAGGCTATGGAAACGGCCCTCATTGGTTTTGCTGGTCATGTGGTATACCCGGAAGGGGAGATCGTTTTTCCATTAACTCTGGGCTCCTAG